The Helicoverpa armigera isolate CAAS_96S chromosome 28, ASM3070526v1, whole genome shotgun sequence genomic interval gtataaataaataaagtctgCATGTCAGTTCATTGTTTTTGAAATCGTTGAtagtatgtaaattattatttaaatattaaaagaattgtccgttaaaaatatattttatccgacTTTGACACCCATGACttgaattaatataaatattataggtttcattgttttaatttaatataatgcacgctttaatttttatataatgcattttaatataaacataatattaagtatgaccacattatttattttatacaaattaaacatataaaattatacatacctAGATGTTACAATAACAGGAtccttttatttgtaaaaatcatctcttctattgttatttatattttcagacgGTACTGGAACCACAACAAAGCTGCCAAAAGAGAGAAAAACAATATCTTATGGAAGATGAACCCTGTGATGAAACCGAGCTGAAAAGAGACGAAAGACAAAGTACTCCAACTAAAAATAGAGACTCAAAGATAATTAACATACGTCTCCTTCCTAAAAAAGGACCCGTCACTATCAAACAAATACAGCCTCCTGGACTTTCAAAACCTGTAAATGTTTATGTAAacaataaaccaaaaataattccGACTAAAATCCCAGTAATACTTAAAACAAAAGTTGTTCCATCTCCTGCTCAAGTTATGAGAATGAAAGCGTTACATGAtgctgtaaataataaagaaaaccaTTTACCTGCAAATGAAACTGAACCTGAAATTGTTCCTAATGACAATAATCCTAATAACATCTCTTATGTAATAGAACCTAGATCAGAAACACATGAGCTAGATGAAGGAAATGATAACAGGAACGATACTTTTCACATGGATGATCCAGACATACATGAGGAAATAACTGACAACAATGAAACTGGTAAGAAAACTAAGACAAACTCAATTAATCACGAACATGAAAAAAACAGGCCAAGAggtgaaaaaactaaaaagttttcGAAACCTCAACCAAAacctgtttatttctttgtagacGAACCTGAGCCATTACCAGCAGTTAAAAAACGTAGACCAATTACCAGAtctgatgaagatgatgaaatTCCACTTAAAAAGTCTAAACATATTCCTTTGGCTAAGAGTAAGAAACCTAAAAAGAACCATTCAACAGAAGATGATGATTTAGATACTGATGACGATCCAGATTTTATTCAGATTACGAATGGGACTcatataataagtattaaaaagaTACCTCTTGATACGCGTAAAGGTGAAGATAACATCTCGCATGACTCTTCGGAAGATTATGATGTTCCTGAAATTGAACATAGAGGTAGAATCATGAATGAGCCTAACGATGGAAATACGAATAAAGGTGAgtttcatcataattttaatatagtaCTGTAAATATGTGTGCCGAAagctgataaataaatattaagatatATAAAATTAGGATCAACCAAAAGTGTTTTAGGAAGAATATGACTGATTTAGAATTGTTGCATTCTGGTGATGCGAGTGAAACCcctagttaaataaaaatggaactAGTCTGCGACTATTTCGCAATTTCAATAATTCTGTTTTGTCGACATTTCAGGCtcctgttgttgttgttgcctGAAATTAAGATGATGGTGTTAATTGAGGTAGCGAAATATTATACTAGACTAGTTTCattttggtaagtattttttgaaaattctttcaagtTTGCAGCAGAGCGAACACAgaacattaatatttgtttCCAAACGGAAGGTATACTTTACATGATTTACATAAATTGGAAACTGTGGAAGTTTTAGGACCTTTTTGAATCAATCATTTTTTTCCAGACAAACCCAGCTGCATTACAATAACCAAACACAACTATGAAGAATTTGAAGAAAAAGCACCTACTCCTCAGCTTCAGTCTCCCGCAGTTCAAGTAGCAACCTTACCTATCGGAAGCCAAGACCCTTGGAATTATTTGCAAAGTCCTCCAAATTTCAACAATCCTTACTATCAAAATGTCTACGATAACTGTTTGCCTACTCGAATGGCACCAATAATACAATTTCCAGATAATAGTAACCGCTATAGTGTAACTCCAGATAACAGTCCTAATGGAAACAGCTATTCTTCTTCTCCAGATAATAGTATAATTTACTTTCCAAATGATGTAAGTTCTTCTCCTTACAACCCAGAAATGGATCAATATATCACACCAAATTCCGTGAACGCAGACACGAATCAATATATGACACCGAATACTCTGAACCCAGAAATTAATCAATATATGACACCGAATACACAAAACCCAGAAACTAATCAATACATGACACAAAATACAGTGAATCCAGAAACAGATAATGTTCTCTATCAAATACCTAGATTAGAAGCTTTAGACAGAATTTGGAGGGCTTGGAAAGACGTTGAAATCAAAATAAGAAACGCCCATAAGTATGAAGATCCGTTAGTAATTGATATTAGAAGAACTGTGGCTGAtcataatgatttaaataaggGTGATAATGTTAGTGGGAAGGGTCATATTCCATCTGTACCAATACATCTGAATAATCAGAATAATGGAAATCATTATCCTTATGTTAAGTCTAATCACCGACACACTAGTTAAGAGCCAAACTATTGTCAGTTTCCATTGGCTTTATATAATTGCCGTTAATATGAATTCTAAGAAAGCACAGTTACGCGATAGTTAATTTAGCATTTCTGAAGTTTGCTACTTGACTCCTTGCACATTTATTCGTACAAATATTGACAGGTGTATATTTAAATAGCACAATAgtaaaaatcaatcaaaagtCACAGTAACCAAGAGCTCGAttgatcgatcgatcataaggttcaGCAACCATGCAACCATctcatcttgtcataatgagtacTTCCGTGTTTTgaaaggcacgataaactggtgggtcccggctgtcatttgaacatctttggcagtcgttacgggtagtcagaaaccagaaagtgtAACAGCCAGCCTCACCGAGGGACATCAgtttgcccaggtaactgggctGTGAAAGTCAAaaaggcagtcactccatgtaaaatactggtacacagctgcatctggttagactggaagccgactcaaGCATGGCTGGGAAATATAGGCAGATGAACAGTAAAAAAAGAATACACCAGCGTAagatgtaaattataaaatttcagaaatgcaaagttgATTGGTGCCAACTGTGGAAAACTGCTTTCTAGTTGAAGTAATTTAGTAATAACtcttatatttcttaattatattttgtaactgaTCCGAATTCATTCATCAccaattcaatttatattcttGATTTTAAATGATTGATTCATATTCCTTAATTTCTAATCTTTGATtgcctaaattcatatttaGTTTAAGATCTATCTGTCtatgaaaaagtcgtggtggcctagtgggcaaagaaccaacctctcgagtatgagggcgcgggttcgattccaggtcaggcaagtaccaatgcaacttttctaagtttgtatgtactttctaagtatatcttagacaccaatgactgtgtttcggatggcacgttaaactgtaggtcccggttgtcattgaacatccttggcagtcgttacgggtagtcagaagccagtaagtctgacaccagtctaaccaaggggtatcgggttgcccgggtaactgggttgaggaggtcagataggcagtcgcttcttgtaaagcactggtactcagctgaatccggttagactggaagccgaccccaacatagtttgggaaaaggctcggaggatgatgatctatCTGTCTATGCAGAGATTTTGAGCGCGCTATTAGCGGACAGTTAacggatgggtgaccatcacATTAGAGATATACAGGGATTCCTGTTAAGcctgattttaatacaatatggTTTGTTGAACTCACCTTGTTATGTATTCTGTATTAACTGTTTTAATTACGTATCTAGCCGTTCAGTCGTCAGCTCTTTGCTTTATTGAAGAGTTCCGTCATATTCCTTAAACCCACGCTTTTCTGTCTAATGCAATTCTTGTCCAATGTATTCataattcttttaatttttagaaaataaactgCTATAAAACtgtttgcatttgttttttttttaatataattttaacatgaAAGTTGCAAAAATACTGATAGATTCAGAATTTCAAATTCGTCATTTCAGTTTTCACTACGGTCTAATTATTACGTAGATATAACATGGATTATTCAGCTATAAAACAAAGCATTCTCATATCAAAACTACTACAAGCCAACGTAggcaataattaaaaattcgctccaacattcaaattcaaatgaaaCAACCACGCGATTTCGAACTTTAACTCTATAGTAATAAGTATGAAAATTGATTGCAGGGTGTTGTTTCATTAGTGGTAATTAAAAGATATTCAATAGAGAAGTGACGTTGATATGGGTGAAATCAAGCCTTATATAAATGATTTCAGAACTCATATTGTAAACGacaaatattgtttgtaaagcAAATTCGTTGGGAATTTAAATCGATGATGATATTTATGTGGATAAGACCATTATGGTTTTGACATTAATCATCGACATAATATAAAGTCCTTATCATTGCTCTCATATACAGAAGGAATTATATACATATTGTTAATCAACCAGCTTGCAATTTGAAAGTAATACCATGCTTTCTGAATAAAGATTCATAGTTAAGAAGAAAACGGCATTGGTGAACCAGTCCTATTTATGAGCCTGTTCTAAGTCGGTTTTGTTATATCAGACTTTGAAGTCTAGGTTTGCTCACGATGTTGTTTTTAGCTGTTAGTTCAGTCTAGGATAGTTATACTTACTTAATAGAAGTCCTATAAATTACTCCGAGAAGCTATGTTGTACCTACCTGCATAAATGGTAAGATGGTTACCTAGTTTCAAACGTGCTTTATTTTCTGTGAAGAAGCGTTAGTAAACTGTAggtaaggaaaataaataaaacgaaaatgtAATATAGgcgaatattaaatattttatttaatataaacccTAAATATACCAGCAATTTACAGGAAAATCCAGCGAAACTGTGTAATACAACCACTGTAAACCAACACATGAtatcttttgaaataaataaaccatttgaAATGTTATTGCGGTATTCACAAtacaacttattttaaat includes:
- the LOC110371430 gene encoding rho GTPase-activating protein gacU isoform X1, whose product is MEFLHFIFLCSVLITTSLAEEETTQSPVQEFKNLTVLEPQQSCQKREKQYLMEDEPCDETELKRDERQSTPTKNRDSKIINIRLLPKKGPVTIKQIQPPGLSKPVNVYVNNKPKIIPTKIPVILKTKVVPSPAQVMRMKALHDAVNNKENHLPANETEPEIVPNDNNPNNISYVIEPRSETHELDEGNDNRNDTFHMDDPDIHEEITDNNETGKKTKTNSINHEHEKNRPRGEKTKKFSKPQPKPVYFFVDEPEPLPAVKKRRPITRSDEDDEIPLKKSKHIPLAKSKKPKKNHSTEDDDLDTDDDPDFIQITNGTHIISIKKIPLDTRKGEDNISHDSSEDYDVPEIEHRGRIMNEPNDGNTNKDKPSCITITKHNYEEFEEKAPTPQLQSPAVQVATLPIGSQDPWNYLQSPPNFNNPYYQNVYDNCLPTRMAPIIQFPDNSNRYSVTPDNSPNGNSYSSSPDNSIIYFPNDVSSSPYNPEMDQYITPNSVNADTNQYMTPNTLNPEINQYMTPNTQNPETNQYMTQNTVNPETDNVLYQIPRLEALDRIWRAWKDVEIKIRNAHKYEDPLVIDIRRTVADHNDLNKGDNVSGKGHIPSVPIHLNNQNNGNHYPYVKSNHRHTS
- the LOC110371430 gene encoding rho GTPase-activating protein gacU isoform X2, whose amino-acid sequence is MEFLHFIFLCSVLITTSLAEEETTQSPVQEFKNLTVLEPQQSCQKREKQYLMEDEPCDETELKRDERQSTPTKNRDSKIINIRLLPKKGPVTIKQIQPPGLSKPVNVYVNNKPKIIPTKIPVILKTKVVPSPAQVMRMKALHDAVNNKENHLPANETEPEIVPNDNNPNNISYVIEPRSETHELDEGNDNRNDTFHMDDPDIHEEITDNNETDEPEPLPAVKKRRPITRSDEDDEIPLKKSKHIPLAKSKKPKKNHSTEDDDLDTDDDPDFIQITNGTHIISIKKIPLDTRKGEDNISHDSSEDYDVPEIEHRGRIMNEPNDGNTNKDKPSCITITKHNYEEFEEKAPTPQLQSPAVQVATLPIGSQDPWNYLQSPPNFNNPYYQNVYDNCLPTRMAPIIQFPDNSNRYSVTPDNSPNGNSYSSSPDNSIIYFPNDVSSSPYNPEMDQYITPNSVNADTNQYMTPNTLNPEINQYMTPNTQNPETNQYMTQNTVNPETDNVLYQIPRLEALDRIWRAWKDVEIKIRNAHKYEDPLVIDIRRTVADHNDLNKGDNVSGKGHIPSVPIHLNNQNNGNHYPYVKSNHRHTS